In Panicum virgatum strain AP13 chromosome 5K, P.virgatum_v5, whole genome shotgun sequence, the genomic window GACCGATTGGGACCCTACCAATCAGGTCAGAGGCGGCAGCCTGAACCGGTCaccactgaccggtcagaccggtctcatcagaggctGGGCAAAGTTCATTCTCCAAGACAGGTTTAccgtgtcaaggagaagaaagagaatGTACAACCCACTATTGATCTAGAGAAGGCTAAAGCTGATGATGTTATGCAATTCGGCGATATCAAAGTGGTTGTCAATAATACGGGTACAAGACCGATGGTTTTTGGTAAATCGATCAATCCTTCTATCCAAAGGCCGATCATagctaatgatcatgaggccagcagcagtaGCTCAAAATcaaagtactttcaaccaagATGGTGTCCTCCAGGATTGACTCGTACTCAAAGAAGGAAGCTGCAACGCCTACGTGCTCAGGAGAAGGAGCAGGAGTTCAAGAGGCTGAGGGACAAACAATTCAACCACAACAAACCAATGGTACCTCAGGGCAAGGTATGGAGGGTTAAAGCAGTTGACCAGCCAGCACGACCGGTCGAACTGCctcaggcgaccggtctgaccggtacaagcgaccggtctgaccgcccagagcaaccggtcagatcggttgagGTTTCAACAGAACAGATAGCCGAATTGGCAATGCCCGTTTCGCTTCCTTGCGATGGAGAAACACCGCTAGCATTCTCGGTACGAGGCAATGAGGAGCTAGTCGATCATGAGGCTACACCGAAAGCGCAGCAATATGGAGCTCAACGACATTTAAGTACTCGGGGGGCAAAATATTGGGAAATgataatttacctcatgaaATTTCTATGCAACAGATCAATTTGCAAGGGGCTCCCAAGACTTTGATTTTGAGGTCTTGAACTGGTTGAAAATTGTACATCAGCAAATAAAAGTCGAATTAGAAGtttttcaattcgagctagaaaATTGGCAAACTACTTGTAATGAGGCATGTTGATGTTCTTacttctattcttcggttaaagaatgaagctgaatttacttggggggcagaacagtaaGAGGCCTTTGAAAAGATCAAGGTTTATCTGTCTTCACCACCTGTGCTCAAGGAACCTAAGAGAGGGGTTcatttcagactttatgtggttACTAGAGACAAGGtcattggggctgttttgactcgagaaaccgaagacaaggagtatgtcatcacttatacaagccgacgacttattgatgcggagacaaggtatacatttattgagaagttgtgtttgtctctttattatgcttgtaccaaattaaggcattatctactatctagtacttgcatagtagtgtgtcaaaccgatgtgatcaaacatatgttacaaaaaaccgattttgagtagtagaatcggcaagtgggcttatgctttggttgaatatgatttggcttgtgaacctttaaaatctatgagaggccaaattgtagcggattttattgttgagcatcggattaatgacaagcatgatctagaagtcggctatattactttcacaccatggaagttgtactttgatggatcggtttgtgatgatggtcaagggattggtgctgttcttatttctccgaatggtgccgtttttgagttttcaaaccgattggaagaagaatacacaaataaccaagttgagtatgaagcgctTCTATTTgccttggaattcttgcaatccatgggtgtgaaacatgttgaagcctttggagattctcttctagtggtgcagcaagtatccaaggtatgccagtgctataatggttctctaaatgcatatcttgataaatgcctcgatattatttcctccttcgatgaatttattattaaacatataccgagggaagagaatggaaaggcaaatactctagctcagcaagcatctggctataatgttacgaaaaaatatttcaacattcgcaagccgatgcaaacgaaagccgagtttctagttctggacacaccggtccgaccggtcagcgagaccggtctgaccggtgatgctgctgatggttttggtttggccaaaaagatgattcaattaTCTCGGCCGAAGCCCAGGATTGAAGGGTCCCTCTTATgtcatatttgagagatcctggccGTGGTgcggagagaaatattcggtgtttggctttcaagtatgttttaattgacgatgagctttatcgtcgaactgccgaagatttgcttctcaaatgtttagactcaGATCAGGAttgggttgctatgggtgaggttcatgaaggtatttgtggtactcatcaatcggctcccaagatgaagtggttacttagaagagccggtttctattggcccaccatgctatccgattgtttTAGATACTTTAAAGGGtatgaagaatgtcagcgatttggtgatttgcaattggtgcctgctgcgttgatgcatcctattattaaaccatggccattccgaggttgggggttggattttattggacaaattaatcctccgtcttcaaaggggcatctcttcgtgttagttgctacagattattttactaagtggaccgaaacagttcctttgaagaatatgacacatagggtggtaattgagtttattactgagcatattattcatagattcggcattccacaaactttgataacggatcaaggttcttcatttatatcaaaagtggtatgtgcctttgccgaatcttataagattaagtTGATCAATTCATCTTCATACTATGCTCAGtccaatgggcaggccgagtctagtaataagattttgatcaaacttgtcaagaagaagatagaagaaaatcctaagaagtggcatgaagtgttatccgaagcattgtgggctcatcgtatatctagacatggtgctactaaggttactccttttaagcttgtgtatggtcaagaggccgttttacccatTGAGGTAAATCTAGACGCATATAGGTTAgcaaagcaaaatgacctctccgctgttgattaccatgatttgatgatgaataatattgatgaggtgaccgacaagcgtttgaaggctttgaaggagattgaaaaagacaagtttcgggtggccagagcttacaacaaaaagttaaaacttaaatcttttcaggttggggatctggtttggaagacaattttgcctcttgggatgaaaaacaacaagtttggcaaatggtcgccaagttgggagggtccatacaagattatcaaagttatctctggaaattcgtatatggtggagacggtgcaaggtgaacGTCTACCCAGGGCTGtcaatgggagatacttgaagaaattctatcctagcgtatggcaaagtgcgtgaagacgaagacggccggtattggatatcgcccttagttttatttttagacttgtatactctgtgtaaaacatgtacatcaggatagttcttgctttttggcttgtgaaactcacaaaaaagcaggggggcatatgttgacagccaaatttggcacctgctgaggtcgaccggtctgaccggtcgggtctgtacagtccgagtagaattagggtttttgtaaagagtcatCATGTAAttctactcgtgaaggggtacgtcttccccggcctataaatataaaggctaaggccgattgaggttaacCCCAATCAattcacacatttatcctttactttttcctccaaaccctaacttttccaatttCATCTGTTattcttcgctcgtctccacggcgttcgatggcgttctgagtggcctgccgacctcagagcaaccatAGATTCACGAgttccgacggggtccctcccgagctcttggTTCTAGGTCTTTGCTGTCTTCCTggagtaccggtctgaccggtccgctatACCGATCTAACCGGTCGGCGCAGggaggctgctggtgttgatcgttttgacaatcttgctgcgcgttctagcgcgtTCGAGTGTGTGATCTGATTTTGTGTCAGCACAGGGTAAGCAAGAAAATACCGGTACGGGAGCTCCCCAAACGGCTCAAGTGtcatcattttatttttttctataaaaacGCCAAACTGAATGATTGGCAGCGTGATGGTAATATAATTATTAAAAAATGCGTTATAtccatagtcacaggattcggggtcgatgcctcgtccctcgacccgggaacgtcgttccgatttgagggtcggggtcgaagagggtcagtgtcccattcaaggttggatcgtgtcccggtttgaaatgggtcgcagccccattgctaccagatttaattgggataaggaggttaaggacagtggattggttagacaatgagctgagtacgtgtagcatggtctaaatgtactcttttatatgtttcttatatgcttgtgcagattagtttcttcattagtagcacatatataatttttgtctttatcgacccgaagatatcgaccccgatgaatcagggtcgcgtcccacataataatttatcgttccatagatgtatacccccttcgtaccacaattttattaaatgacgaccctcgaccctctaccccgttcctcgacccggtcgacccaggaactttgtgactatggttaTATCATTCCCGGTGACTTGTGTAAAAAAAAGGATCGAGTTATATGGAGATTAGtatcagattttttttcctctaaaaagaagaagaaagagattGGGATGAGGTCTATGTCATCTGCGACCTGCGGCAGCACGTAACTGGAAGTCTGTAGCAAGTCAGCAAGATGCAAGCTAGAGACGCACGCACGGCACACGGCACCCACGCCATGGCTTCCGGGGCGGCGGACGACGACGGCACCGAAACGCAGCAGCAAGGCgcagcaccggcgccggcgccagcggctccgcCTTCCACGCCCCcacaggagcaggaggaggagatggcgccggcgccggcgctggagtcGCTGCCCCTGGAGACCCGGTGCCCGCCGTTCCCGCTCCGCCAGCTCAACGGCTTCTGGCTTCCCGAGATCACGCTGGCGGCGGGCGTCCCCGCCCTCCGCGCCCGCTTCACGCCGCGCCCCACGGACGTGCTGCTGGCGAGCTTCCCCAAGTCCGGCACCACCTGGCTCAAGGCCCTCGCCTTCGCCGCGCGGAACCGGGCCGCGCACCCGCCGTCCGACCCCGCCCGCCACCCGCTCCGCCGCAGCAACCCCCACGACCTCGTCCGGTTCCTCGAGGTGGAGTTCGCGCTCGCGGGGggacgctccgccgccgccgccgcggccctcggGGACGAGTTCGAGGCGCTCCCTTCCCCGCGCACCATCGCCACCCACCTCCCCTACTCCCTGCTGCCGGAGCGGCTCAGGTCCGGGTGCCGGATCGTCTACGTCTGCCGGGACCCCAAGGACGCGCTCGTCTCCACCTGGCTCTTCACCAggaaggcggcgccggcgttcGGCGCCGACGCGGGGGGCTTCGCGTTCCGGGAGGCGTTCGAGCTCTTCTGCGAGGGCCGGTCGATCTGCGGCCCGCAGTGGCGGCACGTCCGCGAGTACTGGGAGGAGAGCGTGCGGAGGCCCGGCGCGGTGCTGTTCCTCCGGTACGAGGAGATGCTGCTCGCGCCGCGGAGCAGCCTCAGGAAGCTGGCCGAGTTCATGGGGTGCGGCTtctccggcgaggaggaggaggagggaggggcggtGGACGCCATCGTGGAGCTCTGCAGCCTGGGCGAGCTCAAGGGCGCCGAGGTGAACCGGAGCGGGAGCGGCAAGCTGCCCATCGACAACGAGGCCTTCTTCCGGAAGGGCGGCGCCGGGGACTGGCGCAACCACATGACGCCGGAGATGGCGCGGAGGCTGGACCGGATTGTCGACGATGAGCTACGGGGATCTGGGTTCGCCTTCGCCGGGTCAGCGTGATAGAGAGAGCTACTGCTCTCGGTTCTGCTcgtgctttcttttttttttggaaaaataaaCTGCCAGTTCCTGGTTGCGGTGATATTCCACATGTACCCGTGGTCACCAGGGATATCCTGGGCATAGGAGCATCTCCTCGCGTCAAGAttgggggcgtttagttcccaaaccaAAATTTTTTTTGAGTGTTACATCAATAATTTGATCAGATGGAAGATTTTTCgaatactaattaaaaaactaattttagaatcacctggaaaccgcgagacaaatcttttgaggtcTTTAACCGCATCATTAGTACATGTGGGTTATTGTAGCACTCAtgactaatcatgcactaattagacttaaaagattcgtctcgtcttGTACaactaaactgtgcaattaggtttgttgtttaactatatttagtatTCTATGCATGTATCCAAAGGAGAAGAcacaaatttcgaggtgaaaatttttggtaactttGAAATTGTGTACCGGCGTCTTGTCCTTGCAGCTAGAggtaaaaaaggaaaagctgGAATTATCTCTCTCTCCACTATCTCCTTCCTACCGACGTCGACAGCCTTATCCACGAGCGAGCGGCGCGCATATCGCGCTGGTGCTGTGCTGGGCCGCTCCGCCGCACGCTACTGTCGGGGCCGAGCGGAGAGGCCGCCGTCCCACGCTGGGTCCGGC contains:
- the LOC120705682 gene encoding cytosolic sulfotransferase 8-like, coding for MQARDARTAHGTHAMASGAADDDGTETQQQGAAPAPAPAAPPSTPPQEQEEEMAPAPALESLPLETRCPPFPLRQLNGFWLPEITLAAGVPALRARFTPRPTDVLLASFPKSGTTWLKALAFAARNRAAHPPSDPARHPLRRSNPHDLVRFLEVEFALAGGRSAAAAAALGDEFEALPSPRTIATHLPYSLLPERLRSGCRIVYVCRDPKDALVSTWLFTRKAAPAFGADAGGFAFREAFELFCEGRSICGPQWRHVREYWEESVRRPGAVLFLRYEEMLLAPRSSLRKLAEFMGCGFSGEEEEEGGAVDAIVELCSLGELKGAEVNRSGSGKLPIDNEAFFRKGGAGDWRNHMTPEMARRLDRIVDDELRGSGFAFAGSA